The Panicum hallii strain FIL2 chromosome 9, PHallii_v3.1, whole genome shotgun sequence genome has a window encoding:
- the LOC112875296 gene encoding ADP-ribosylation factor-related protein 1-like, which yields MFSLFYGLWKYVFTKDEFHVLILGVDKAGKTTLLEKLKSIYLKGEGLPPDRVVPTVGLNIGRIEDANAKLVFWDLGGQVGLRTIWEKYYEEAHAIMYVIDAATASSFEDAKSALAKVICHEHLRGAPLLIVANKQDLPGVINDEELSEFLNLKELDERPYMFQAVSAYDGRGIKSGIDWLVEQIEKCKRTETLRARAGVAGKI from the exons ATGTTCTCCTTGTTCTACGGCCTATGGAAGTATGTGTTTACCAAGGACGAGTTCCACGTTCTTATTCTTGGTGTCGATAAGGCTGGGAAGACG ACTTTGCTAGAGAAGTTGAAATCAATATATCTCAAGGGGGAAGGACTTCCACCTGATCGCGTCGTTCCCACTGTTGGACTTAACATTGGCCGCATTGAAGATGCAAATGCAAAACTTGTTTTCTGGGATCTGGGTGGTCAG GTTGGCCTACGTACAATCTGGGAGAAATACTATGAAGAGGCTCATGCCATAATGTATGTTATTGATGCTGCTACTGCATCTTCATTTGAAGATGCCAAATCTGCTCTGG CGAAGGTtatttgccatgagcatctgagAGGGGCACCGCTCTTGATCGTTGCAAATAAACAG GATTTACCTGGGGTCATCAATGATGAAGAATTGTCTGAGTTTCTGAATCTTAAAGAGCTGGATGAGAGGCCGTATATGTTTCAGGCTGTATCCGCCTATGATGG GAGGGGGATCAAATCTGGCATAGATTGGCTGGTGGAACAAATAGAAAAATGTAAACGTACAGAGACATTGCGGGCTCGTGCTGGTGTAGCTGGAAAAATTTAG
- the LOC112877938 gene encoding dolichyl-diphosphooligosaccharide--protein glycosyltransferase subunit 4C-like has product MFDDQDLGFFANFVGVFIFVLVTAYHYVMADPKFEGN; this is encoded by the coding sequence ATGTTTGACGATCAAGACTTGGGTTTCTTCGCCAACTTCGTGGGAGTCTTCATATTTGTTTTGGTCACAGCGTATCACTACGTGATGGCAGATCCAAAGTTCGAAGGGAACTAA